Genomic window (Arachis hypogaea cultivar Tifrunner chromosome 13, arahy.Tifrunner.gnm2.J5K5, whole genome shotgun sequence):
ccatggtattggcaccatgttcttggtgccattgccagggaaagaaagagccatgaattctacataattaaagtgtaatcacgattacgcgtaccaagttgctcacgttgccagggattgttcgagcctggacatcacaatttcgtgcaccattgatgtatttctccgctcgttcctgcacttcgtccagagatgtggggtacttctttgatatagattggctaaaaggtccctctcttaggccattgatgaggcccatgatggcggcctctgttggtaggctttgtatgtctaggtatgttttgttgaatctttccatgtagttgcgaaggctttcccgatctccttgcttgattcctaataggctgGGGGTatgcttagccttatctttttggatggagaatctggccaggaaatttttggctaagtcatcaaagcttgaaatggacttcggaggtaggttgtcgaaccatctgattgctgtctttgtaagagtcgttggaaaagctttgcagcgaactacatctgaggcatcggtgaggtacattctacttctgaaattgctgaggtgatggatgggatctgtagtgccatcgtacaaagtcatatccggaagtttgaagtccttagagattttggtcttcatgatatccctagtgaatggatcttgatccttgcgagagttaTCCTCAGGGGTGGACCgagtagctttggctttgagatcggttttgagttttagaagtttatcttctaatttttGGCGTCGCCTTacttctctttgtagatcctttctaACTTCTCGTTGGtgctgggtttctttttcaagttactttaaacgatcttgaagcacttctatcactcccggatttgatgagtttttgtccctgTTAGATTCCGGGGTATCTTTCAGCGTATTGcccgcatttttgtgcggtgttctatcctctagatctgaatcgtggtcgttgtcatggtcgtccgccatgatgatgggatgacttccaagttccccggcaacggcgccaatgttccgagggttacctgaaactataggtcgatcttggatgagatcttctgtactggtcggagatgacgtgtccgacttgttggactggatgcgctgctgatccttcatcaccggagggtggtggtacgtgcaagggactccgatgcttaagttagcaagggtattaagtaggtttttagtagaatcagagtatgagttatacctgggtgctccagtgtatttataatagtgtggagtgaccttcttagataagataagttagttattttatcttatcttatcttatctttgagtgaggtcagcttatcttcaagggaaccacccttttctctgtaggcttgggatgcctttggatttgggtcgtattccttaagttgggcccttttttgggctttcctgtcgattagGCCGAACTCTTTGAgtagaggtcggatagcctgacctgaagaggtcggtcgctttgttactgaacatcccggatcggatagctcgacccagggtgtgaacacttaccaatggcaattattttacctttactattatctccaaaagtgacaaatcctccattatacttgttgagtttaatgaagaaagtatcccttccggtcatatgccttgaacatccactatcaagaTACCACATGTCCATTTTCTTCTTGGATGCAAGGCAAACCTGCATGTTCTTCaactaaccttaggtatccaaatccatttggatcctttgatgtgAAATCTTCTTGGTTTCCTAAGAGCATTATAATCATGAAcaactttatataatttactatcaTTATCAAAAGACTTAAGAAAGATGAAACATTGAGGAGGATCATGACCATTTCTATTACACTTGTAGCAATGATTCCTGCTTACTGATTTTTGAGTTTTGCTGAATCCTTTTGGTTTGAAAACCTTGGAAGAGGAGGCTTCagattttttaaagttttgtttGAAAACAGCCTTGTTTTCCTCTATGAATCCAAGTCCAGATTTTTCAGATCCAAACCTTTGACTAGCAAGTAGTTTGTTCAAATTTTGAGAACCTTGAACAAACTTTGCTAAGTcttcattcaaattttttatttgttcattcaGCTTTTTGTTTTCAGAAATCAAATCAGTGGAAGCAGTAACTTcatgcttgagtttgaatttttctAATTCAGCTCGCAAGGcaatgttttcttcttttaaaaacttTTCATTACTAGTTTCATTTGCCttaacctttttcaaaagaagATCATTTTCTGTCCTCAAAGCCTCATTTTCTTTCTTACATTTAGCATACTTATCCAAGAGTTTCTTAGAGTTCatagaaatatttttgataatGTAGTGCAGTTCATCAATAGATAAATCAGAGAGATCTACCTCATCTTCATCATTATGATCTGCCATCAGACATAGTTGAGCTTCTTGATCTGAGCTCTCTGAGCTGGTGTCGTTCTCCAAGTCCTCCCATGTTGCCatcatcaccttctttttgtctttctTGGATTTTTCGCCTTTCTTAAGTTGAGGGCAATCTAACTTGAAGTGACCAAGCTCCTTGCAGTGATGGCATGTGAACTTGACTTGATCTTTCTTGACATCTTTCGATGAAGAGCTTCCTTTGCCTTTGTTTTTGTATCTCAGTAGtcttctcatttttcttgcaAAGAGTACCATTTCTTCATCTGAGAAACTGTCATCAGATTCTTCTCCTTGGGCTGTCATTCTTGATTTTAgtgctatacttttctttttgtcatctTTGTCTTGAGACATGTGAGTGGTTTCATAAGCCAGCAGCTTGCCTCTTAGCTCATCATAGGTGGTTTTGATCAAATCATTCCTTTCAGAGATGGCTGTGCTTTTCACTTCCCATTTCTTAGTAAGACTTCTCAGAATCTTCCTTACTAAGGTTTCTTCAGAGTAGTTTCTTCCCATGGCGTCcagattgttgatgattattgagaACCTTTCGAACATTTGATCGATGCTCTCGTCCTCCTTCATACTGAACATTTCATACTCCTTCATCAGCATGTCAATTCTGGTCTCCCTCACTTGCTTAGTGCCTTCATCAGTGAGTCTGAGCTTATCCCAGATTTCTTTAGCCGTTTTGCACCTTGACACTTTTCTGAACTCTTCAAAACTGATTGCACAGTGCATCAGGTTGGTTGCCTTGGCATTGAGTTtaaccttcttcttttcttcatctgtCCATTCATTGTCTTCCTTTGCCACTACTTCTCCATCAGCATTCTGTTTGGTGGGAACGTCTGGTCCATTGAGAATAATCTTCCAGATGTTGTAATTGATTGACTGCACGAAGATTCtcattctttctttccagtaAGAATAGTTGCTGCCATTGAAGTAGGGAGGTCTATTATTAGACTGCCCTTCAGTGAGAGTGAAAGCCACGATGTTGGAATTCAAGTTGTTGGCcatggatctttactccaagctgtgaagcttgtcttcttgagaccttgctctggataccaattgatggttctagtggaacttgagaaggggggttgaatcaagttagCTTAAAACTTAGAGTTTCAAACTCTGTTGCAGTGGAAGCTTAAGTTGCAGGAGATTATTTGAAATTGTCTCATATGCAGAACAATAAAGAGTAgggaagagaagatgaagaccagcatgtatcctggttcggattcTTTGTGCAATGaatcctacgtccagtctccaccacaaaccatGGTGAAATTTTCACTAATCTTTCacagattacatacaccaatactattgaatttTTCCCTAATTCAACTAGTATTCTACCCCCTAAGCTTTCAACACCAAAGCTTAGCTTCCCATAGTGCTGACCCAATTAGGAAGGAGAATCTACACATATTCAATCAccccaagtgctaacccaacttgaaaggggaactaatcctagttcaaCAACTCAATACATCAGAAATTTGTGGCTATTCTGTATCACTCATGtcttttctctcttggcttttcaACCTCTCAATATTTGCCTTTTCAACACAGAAAATGACACAAGATAGCCATAACAAAAAAATCAGAATTAAGCTTAAGTAGAAGAAAGAGATTTCAGCTCTATGTTTAGAGATGATGCTCTGGGTGTGTGTTCTCTCTTCCCTTTGAAATGATGGAATGAGACTTCTTATATATCTTCATCTTGCCTTGAGTTTCTGCCTCTTCCATTTCCTTGTGCCAGCTACTCGTTGGAGCTGTCCTTGCTAGCATGCAGTCCTTTCTTCATCTTGCTCCACCACCTCTGCTGTCCGAGGAGCTCGACCACTACTCCTGCTGTCCTTTGCTTGGCCTTCTTCCAAGGCAtgctcttctttttcattttgctCTATTTCCCTGCTGCTGCTGCTATGTGCAAGTTTGTTTTTGCTCAACCATGATCCACAGCAGTGCTTTGCTGATGTCCTTGGGTTAGTGAGTGTGCCCTTTGTGTCCTTGCTTGCTTTTACAGAGTCACACCTGTCCTTGCATGATACAGCTGTCCTCATATTGCTTttagcaaatatatatataatcatttaatTTGCTGAACGGTGCTATGAGGAATTGTTGGACTTGTTTACTGCACTAAGGAACAATGTGAGTTGTTCTTCTATTTGTTGTGATGGGCTAATGCAGCATAAATTAGTATACTTGGGCCTACAACACTAAAGCACACATTAAACAATATTGGGCTTTCAACCCAATTGAATGTTTGTCATCATAAATTGACCCAAAATCAAACTAGGctcaacaataataattaataaataagtcATTTTAGTAaatgtattaaattaaaagagagataagtaattaattatttttaaatgctattgatataatgcatatgatcccttttttttgtcagaaaaataaattgaatgttgGACTATGTTACTCTCTATGAAGCACGGATATTTTGCTGAGTTGTCATGTCCGCGTGTCGAACACATTTTAAAGAtgacactcaccgacactcgtctTACACGCGTGTCTGCtatgtccaaccgtgtcttaataaaaagtaaaaaaaattcttctccgaACATGCTTGGACACatttaaataccatcacgtgtcagtgtgtccagtcttattcttaacatatattcttgaaataaattttgatatagtatatattattatttattaaaacaaaaaatattttaaatacttgatataattaaaataagaccctaaaaataattaaaaaaattaatttatattttgatatcaataaaatatcaaaatatcattatgatttatctaaaaaatactttatatttcatatgtatgcgtgtccccgtgtcttataaaattttaaaattcgcgtgttgGCGTTTCCTGTATCGTGTCGTGTCCCTCGTTCGTGTCAGTATCCGTGCATGATATGTTACTCTTAAACTAGTGTGGGAGTATAAAATCCGTTCTTGGTTTAGTTTCTTTACAACCTGGTGAGTACTGGCGACGTTGTTAATGTAATAATCAAGGCCCTAACTATAATTAGCGGGGAGTTTAATTTGGTGAGCCACCCAAGCAAAACAAGACATAACCAAGCAATTCCGACAAACACGAACCGGCATTCAAGTGGTCAACAATTATAGAATTCCGGTGAATCGCATATTTATGTATTGCACAATGCACatccaaaaatcttttttaaaaaataaaaaaataaaaaagaaaagaaaaactcatCTTTTAGTTTGAGTGTTTTCTTTCTTTCACCATGGCTTCTGATATTACATTTGAAGACCTCAAAAATGAGAATGTTGATCTTGTAAGTAATAATTATGTATTTAGTAATATTAGTTCAAAATATTTGTCGCTTTAAAAAtgtgtgtttaaaaaattttcttcctGGCCTTTCATGCAATGACAAGTTGTTCCATAATAGTTACGTTGATTTTGTTTTATGCGCGTAGGAAAACATTCCCGTAGATGAGGTCTTCAAGGCACTAAAATGTAACCGAGAAGGTCTATCATCCGAAGAAGGACAGAAAAGGCTCAGTATTTTTGGACCCAACAAGCTAGAGGAGAAAAAGGAGAGCAAGATACTcaagttcttgggttttatgtGGAATCCACTATCATGGGTTATGGAAGCAGCTGCTATTATGGCCATTGTATTGGCCAATGGAGGGGTAAATATAACTGATTAATTAAATACATTGTGATTTAACACACGTacctgaaaataataataataattgcaaGCCTCTTATTATCGTGTCGTTGTGTTTGACACGCATACTTTTCACTGTAACAGGGCAAACCACCGGATTGGCAAGATTTCACTGGTATTACGGTGCTGCTTATCATTAACTCCACCATCAGTTTCATTGAGGAAAACAACGCAGGTAATGCCGCAGCCGCTTTGATGGCTGGGCTTGCACCCAAGACCAAGGTAACATAAgataaaattttcatattttaaggATTTGTGTAGCATAGTTGTTTAATTTTGTAaatctaaagaaaagaaaatttatataTAGGTGTTGAGAGATGGAAAATGGAGCGAACAAGAGGCAGAAATATTGGTCCCAGGAGACGTGATCAGCATCAAGCTGGGAGATATAGTCCCAGCAGATGCTCGTCTCTTGGAGGGAGATCCCCTCAAGATTGACCAAGCTGCTCTCACTGGTGAGTCCTTGCCAGTCACAAGGCACCCTGGTGAGGAGGTCTTCTCTGGTTCCACCTGCAAGCAAGGTGAGATTGAAGCAGTCGTCATTGCCACCGGCGTCCACACCTTTTTTGGCAAGGCTGCACACCTTGTAGACAGCACCAACAATGTTGGTCACTTCCAAAAGGTACAAAATTTTCTTCACATTTGAATTTATGTGATTTTTCACGAGGTCGCTTCTCACTTCTCTATTATGTGATTAGGTGTTGACAGCCATTGGTAACTTCTGCATTTGCTCAATTGCTGTGGGAATGCTTGTTGAGATCGTTGTCATGTACCCAATCCAGCATAGGGCATATAGAGATGGTATTGACAACTTGTTGGTGCTTCTCATCGGAGGAATCCCCATTGCCATGCCCACAGTCTTGTCGGTGACCATGGCTATTGGGTCCCACCGTTTGTCTCAACAAGGTGCCATCACCAAGAGGATGACAGCTATTGAGGAAATGGCAGGAATGGATGTCCTTTGCAGTGATAAGACTGGAACTCTCACCCTTAACAAGCTTACCGTCGACAAGCAATTGATTGAGGTTAGTACCAAACTATCATATCAAGAAAAATTACTTCTAAAGTTCTAAACTTGTAAACTATGATATCATACGCAGGTGTTTCCCTCTGGCATGGACGTCAACACCGTTGTCCTATATGCTGCCAGGGCTTCTAGAGTTGAAAACCAGGACGCCATTGATGCATCCATTGTTGGAATGTTGAGCGATCCAAAAGAGGTACTATGCTTCAACTTATTTTTGGTCGCATGTGATTTGCATAATGTTTTCACTTTTTTAGGAATCTTAGATCGAAAGAAATTCCAACACAAGGTTTTTAGGCTAGATTTTTCAAGATTATGGAAATCGAATTGATCTTTAAATAAGTGAaactaaaagtttaaaaatttagaatttaatccagattaaagcagatataataaaataatatatttatatataaaatatatattccaaatatatttttatgttttattattttaaaatcgaTTTaacgatttttttggttttttagatTTTGACCGGTTCTCTGACAATAGGATTTTATCCTGCATTAGATCGATTTGGTAGCGGTTCCCGATTAACCCGATCGATCCTGTTTTAATGACTATGAAATTTCCTAAAAATGTTAAAACACTCTGCTAACTACGCAGAATGTTTGTGTTCATGAGATATATATGCAAAGTGGTACAACTTTGTTAACTTGGATTTGTTTTTATTATGACATGTCAGGCAAGAGCAGGAATCACTGAGGTGCACTTCTTGCCCTTTAATCCTGTGGACAAGCGCACTGCCATTACCTTCATTGACAGCAACGGCAACTGGCATAGAAGCAGCAAGGGCGCCCCTGAACAAGTAAGGCAATTTTTTCCAATGAAAATGCATTAATACAAAGTTATCCGCATATTTCCTTCTTAAAAGAAAAAACGAAAACTGAGTCTAAATTTTGATGACTAACTATCTTACAAATTCATCAGATCATTGAGCTTTGTGACCTCAAGGGAGAGGTTTTGAAAAAGGCTCACACCATCATCGATCAGTTTGCTGATCGCGGTCTTCGTTCATTGGGTGTTGCTCGCCAGGTGAGAGTGAAGGGTCTAATATAAGAGAAAATTGACTGATTTATTGATAGAGAGTGAACCAAGAACATTTTTCTAGCAAATATTCATTATATTTTGTTGTGGAATTTCTTGGCAGACTGTTTCAGAAAAGACCAAGGAGAGTGCAGGTGAAGCATGGGAGTTCTTGGGTCTCTTGCCTCTCTTTGACCCTCCAAGGCATGACAGTGCTGAAACCATTCGCCGCGCTCTCGACCTCGGCGTCAATGTTAAGATGATCACTGGTGACCAACTTGCCATTGGTAAAGAAACCGGCCGCAGGCTTGGAATGGGCACTAACATGTACCCTTCTTCCTCCCTCCTTGGCGGCAGCAAGGACGAGGCCATTGCAACCATCCCAGTGGATGAACTGATTGAGATGGCTGATGGATTTGCTGGAGTCTTTCCTGGTAATCACattattattctaatttatttcgaaaatgaaaagagtaaaataaaattagtgGAGTGATGCCAACAAAAAGGTTTGGTATGTGGTATGCAGAGCACAAGTACGAGATTGTAAAGAGGTTGCAGGATAGAAAACACATCGTTGGCATGACCGGAGATGGTGTGAACGATGCACCAGCACTGAAGAAGGCCGACATTGGTATCGCAGTGGCCGATGCAACTGACGCCGCCAGGAGTGCCTCTGACATTGTTCTGACTGAGCCTGGACTCAGTGTGATCATCAGTGCTGTGTTGACAAGCAGAGCCATCTTCCAGAGGATGAAGAACTACACAATCTACGCTGTTTCCATTACAATCCGTATTGTGCTTGGGTTCCTCCTCGTTGCTCTCATCTGGAAGTTCGACTTCTCACCTTTCATGGTTCTAGTCATTGCAATTTTAAATGATGGAACCATCATGACCATCTCCAAGGACAGAGTGAAGCCATCTCCAGTTCCTGACTCATGGAAGCTCAACGAAATCTTCGCCACCGGTGTTGTTCTCGGAACATACATGGCAGTCACCAGTGCATGCTTTTTCTATATCATCCATGACACTACTTTATTCTCTGTATGTGACTACCAACATTTTTCTAGCCAACCGTTTTAGAATTGTGACATTATAACAATGCTTTCTGTTGTGATTTCAGAAGCATTTTGGTGTCTCCGACATATCAACAAGTGAGGAGCAGCTTAACTCTGCTCTGTACCTTCAAGTGAGTATTATCAGCCAGGCCTTGATCTTTGTAACAAGGTCAAGGGGCTGGTCTTATTGTGAACGCCCTGGTTTCATGCTTGTTGGAGCCTTCCTTGCTGCACAATTGGTTAGTTAATTTTAACTGAACACCTTCTAGAATAAAAAGCGAGTACTCATTTGTTTGATACacccaacacacacacacacacacactctctcctTTCCTCATTGGATGGGGTAGGGGTCCTATCTTATGGACTCTTATATTCAATCCAATGATGGAGGAATGTGTGATATGTGAAAGTGAATAAATCTTCCTGGTTTTAATTCTATTCATTAATTGCACAACCTAGGTGGCAACTCTCATCGCTGTGTATGCACACTGGGACTTTGCCAAGATCCATGGAGTTGGGTGGGAGTGGGCTGGAGTCATCTGGCTCTACAGTATTGTTACTTACATCCCTCTTGACATCCTTAAGTTCATTATCCGCATGGGACTCTCAGGTAGTGCCTGGGACAACATGCTCAACAACAAGGTAAGGGAACAACTGATTCAATAAACAATATGCAATGTTAAAAtcctctttatttattattattattattattttctttgctCTCAAATATGAAATGTCATTGCTCACCACCAATACTGTTATGGATGTTGATGTAGACTGCATTCACCAACAAGAAGGACTATGGAAAGGGTGAGAGGGAAGCTCAATGGGCAAAGGATCAGCGCACAATGCACGGTCTTC
Coding sequences:
- the LOC112737999 gene encoding ATPase 8, plasma membrane-type isoform X2, which gives rise to MASDITFEDLKNENVDLENIPVDEVFKALKCNREGLSSEEGQKRLSIFGPNKLEEKKESKILKFLGFMWNPLSWVMEAAAIMAIVLANGGGKPPDWQDFTGITVLLIINSTISFIEENNAGNAAAALMAGLAPKTKVLRDGKWSEQEAEILVPGDVISIKLGDIVPADARLLEGDPLKIDQAALTGESLPVTRHPGEEVFSGSTCKQGEIEAVVIATGVHTFFGKAAHLVDSTNNVGHFQKVLTAIGNFCICSIAVGMLVEIVVMYPIQHRAYRDGIDNLLVLLIGGIPIAMPTVLSVTMAIGSHRLSQQGAITKRMTAIEEMAGMDVLCSDKTGTLTLNKLTVDKQLIEVFPSGMDVNTVVLYAARASRVENQDAIDASIVGMLSDPKEARAGITEVHFLPFNPVDKRTAITFIDSNGNWHRSSKGAPEQGEVLKKAHTIIDQFADRGLRSLGVARQTVSEKTKESAGEAWEFLGLLPLFDPPRHDSAETIRRALDLGVNVKMITGDQLAIGKETGRRLGMGTNMYPSSSLLGGSKDEAIATIPVDELIEMADGFAGVFPEHKYEIVKRLQDRKHIVGMTGDGVNDAPALKKADIGIAVADATDAARSASDIVLTEPGLSVIISAVLTSRAIFQRMKNYTIYAVSITIRIVLGFLLVALIWKFDFSPFMVLVIAILNDGTIMTISKDRVKPSPVPDSWKLNEIFATGVVLGTYMAVTSACFFYIIHDTTLFSKHFGVSDISTSEEQLNSALYLQVSIISQALIFVTRSRGWSYCERPGFMLVGAFLAAQLVATLIAVYAHWDFAKIHGVGWEWAGVIWLYSIVTYIPLDILKFIIRMGLSGSAWDNMLNNKTAFTNKKDYGKGEREAQWAKDQRTMHGLHVNESSKHGSHHREQSAELAEQAKRRAEASRLKELHTLKGHVESVVKLKGLDIDTIQQHYTV
- the LOC112737999 gene encoding ATPase 8, plasma membrane-type isoform X3, which gives rise to MASDITFEDLKNENVDLENIPVDEVFKALKCNREGLSSEEGQKRLSIFGPNKLEEKKESKILKFLGFMWNPLSWVMEAAAIMAIVLANGGGKPPDWQDFTGITVLLIINSTISFIEENNAGNAAAALMAGLAPKTKVLRDGKWSEQEAEILVPGDVISIKLGDIVPADARLLEGDPLKIDQAALTGESLPVTRHPGEEVFSGSTCKQGEIEAVVIATGVHTFFGKAAHLVDSTNNVGHFQKVLTAIGNFCICSIAVGMLVEIVVMYPIQHRAYRDGIDNLLVLLIGGIPIAMPTVLSVTMAIGSHRLSQQGAITKRMTAIEEMAGMDVLCSDKTGTLTLNKLTVDKQLIEVFPSGMDVNTVVLYAARASRVENQDAIDASIVGMLSDPKEARAGITEVHFLPFNPVDKRTAITFIDSNGNWHRSSKGAPEQTVSEKTKESAGEAWEFLGLLPLFDPPRHDSAETIRRALDLGVNVKMITGDQLAIGKETGRRLGMGTNMYPSSSLLGGSKDEAIATIPVDELIEMADGFAGVFPEHKYEIVKRLQDRKHIVGMTGDGVNDAPALKKADIGIAVADATDAARSASDIVLTEPGLSVIISAVLTSRAIFQRMKNYTIYAVSITIRIVLGFLLVALIWKFDFSPFMVLVIAILNDGTIMTISKDRVKPSPVPDSWKLNEIFATGVVLGTYMAVTSACFFYIIHDTTLFSKHFGVSDISTSEEQLNSALYLQVSIISQALIFVTRSRGWSYCERPGFMLVGAFLAAQLVATLIAVYAHWDFAKIHGVGWEWAGVIWLYSIVTYIPLDILKFIIRMGLSGSAWDNMLNNKTAFTNKKDYGKGEREAQWAKDQRTMHGLHVNESSKHGSHHREQSAELAEQAKRRAEASRLKELHTLKGHVESVVKLKGLDIDTIQQHYTV
- the LOC112737999 gene encoding ATPase 8, plasma membrane-type isoform X1; amino-acid sequence: MASDITFEDLKNENVDLENIPVDEVFKALKCNREGLSSEEGQKRLSIFGPNKLEEKKESKILKFLGFMWNPLSWVMEAAAIMAIVLANGGGKPPDWQDFTGITVLLIINSTISFIEENNAGNAAAALMAGLAPKTKVLRDGKWSEQEAEILVPGDVISIKLGDIVPADARLLEGDPLKIDQAALTGESLPVTRHPGEEVFSGSTCKQGEIEAVVIATGVHTFFGKAAHLVDSTNNVGHFQKVLTAIGNFCICSIAVGMLVEIVVMYPIQHRAYRDGIDNLLVLLIGGIPIAMPTVLSVTMAIGSHRLSQQGAITKRMTAIEEMAGMDVLCSDKTGTLTLNKLTVDKQLIEVFPSGMDVNTVVLYAARASRVENQDAIDASIVGMLSDPKEARAGITEVHFLPFNPVDKRTAITFIDSNGNWHRSSKGAPEQIIELCDLKGEVLKKAHTIIDQFADRGLRSLGVARQTVSEKTKESAGEAWEFLGLLPLFDPPRHDSAETIRRALDLGVNVKMITGDQLAIGKETGRRLGMGTNMYPSSSLLGGSKDEAIATIPVDELIEMADGFAGVFPEHKYEIVKRLQDRKHIVGMTGDGVNDAPALKKADIGIAVADATDAARSASDIVLTEPGLSVIISAVLTSRAIFQRMKNYTIYAVSITIRIVLGFLLVALIWKFDFSPFMVLVIAILNDGTIMTISKDRVKPSPVPDSWKLNEIFATGVVLGTYMAVTSACFFYIIHDTTLFSKHFGVSDISTSEEQLNSALYLQVSIISQALIFVTRSRGWSYCERPGFMLVGAFLAAQLVATLIAVYAHWDFAKIHGVGWEWAGVIWLYSIVTYIPLDILKFIIRMGLSGSAWDNMLNNKTAFTNKKDYGKGEREAQWAKDQRTMHGLHVNESSKHGSHHREQSAELAEQAKRRAEASRLKELHTLKGHVESVVKLKGLDIDTIQQHYTV